The Haloarchaeobius sp. HME9146 genome includes a region encoding these proteins:
- a CDS encoding winged helix-turn-helix domain-containing protein: METALEEIEFLALSANRVTVLECLSERPQSRTDLADATGASQATLGRILEDFEDRSWIRRDGGTYAATPTGELVSDGFTNLLTIVETEQSLRELVPYLPAEAIDFDLAHFADATIIQPSQTRPSAPLQRTLDLTTGASEIKSFSHAFNNQSLATVEEQVAAGELTFYGVFSQSAIDALTAESELCRLLKSLVDAENAHINVYDGEIPLAVTVPDGVVHLLLRDDRGILQGSIDTENEAVRSWAIERFEEYWEVSRPLTVTDLSH; encoded by the coding sequence ATGGAAACCGCACTCGAGGAGATCGAGTTCCTGGCACTCTCGGCCAACCGGGTGACGGTGCTCGAGTGTCTCTCCGAGCGTCCGCAGTCTCGCACCGACCTCGCGGACGCGACGGGTGCCTCGCAAGCCACGCTCGGGCGCATCCTCGAGGACTTCGAGGACCGGTCGTGGATTCGCCGTGACGGTGGGACGTACGCCGCGACCCCGACCGGGGAACTCGTCTCGGACGGCTTCACGAACCTTCTGACCATCGTCGAGACCGAGCAGTCGCTCCGCGAGTTGGTCCCGTATCTGCCGGCCGAGGCCATCGACTTCGACCTCGCACACTTCGCCGACGCGACCATCATCCAGCCGAGCCAGACACGGCCGAGTGCGCCGCTCCAGCGGACCCTGGACCTCACGACGGGGGCGAGCGAGATCAAGAGCTTCTCACACGCCTTCAACAACCAGAGTCTCGCGACCGTCGAAGAACAGGTCGCTGCGGGGGAGCTCACCTTCTACGGCGTCTTCTCACAGTCGGCCATCGACGCGCTCACCGCGGAGTCGGAGCTGTGTCGGCTGCTGAAATCGCTCGTCGATGCGGAGAACGCCCACATCAACGTCTACGACGGTGAGATTCCACTGGCGGTGACGGTCCCGGACGGGGTCGTCCATCTGCTGTTGCGCGACGACCGGGGAATCCTACAGGGGTCCATCGACACGGAGAACGAAGCGGTTCGGTCCTGGGCAATCGAGCGGTTCGAGGAGTACTGGGAGGTCTCGCGGCCGCTCACCGTAACTGACCTGTCGCACTAG
- a CDS encoding AEC family transporter, producing the protein MSVATQLAYMLALLALGAGLRQVGILTPERRDQLTSVAFYVALPALVFSSTVNRSLSEVLVWRLFVGVTVVLVAVAGIGWLVHREHSNPARRGVAVIQSYHCNLGFLGVPFVAATFGGVTVGKASVILGIGSLVQVTLTVLLLTRITSSDADVVEELQSVGRNPVLIALALGLLGGAMGVELPGLAQDSLGVLGSLALPIALPAVGASLTTEDGLVDPPTVGTVAALKLLLMPLVAVLVFLTLDSSTTTLRAGVLMLAMPTAVSTYIYSSELGGDGDLASATVLVTTLISVATLFSVVQLLGVLTP; encoded by the coding sequence ATGAGCGTCGCGACGCAACTCGCCTACATGCTCGCCCTGCTGGCGCTCGGGGCCGGGCTACGTCAGGTCGGTATCCTCACTCCAGAGCGTCGCGACCAACTCACCTCGGTCGCCTTCTACGTCGCGCTCCCGGCGCTCGTCTTCTCCTCGACGGTGAACCGCTCGCTGTCGGAGGTACTCGTCTGGCGGCTCTTCGTGGGCGTCACGGTCGTCCTCGTGGCGGTGGCCGGCATCGGCTGGCTCGTCCATCGCGAGCACTCGAACCCGGCGCGTCGGGGCGTCGCCGTCATCCAGTCGTACCACTGCAACCTGGGCTTCCTCGGGGTTCCGTTCGTGGCGGCGACGTTCGGCGGTGTCACGGTTGGGAAGGCGAGCGTCATCCTCGGTATCGGCTCGCTGGTGCAGGTCACGCTCACCGTGCTCCTGTTGACCCGCATCACCAGTTCGGACGCGGACGTTGTCGAAGAACTCCAGAGCGTCGGTCGCAATCCGGTGCTCATCGCGCTCGCGCTCGGACTCCTCGGCGGTGCCATGGGGGTCGAACTCCCCGGATTGGCCCAAGACTCCCTGGGGGTGCTCGGGAGCCTCGCACTCCCCATCGCGTTGCCGGCCGTCGGTGCGTCACTCACCACCGAGGACGGGCTGGTCGACCCGCCGACGGTCGGCACCGTCGCCGCCCTGAAGTTGCTGCTCATGCCACTCGTCGCGGTTCTGGTGTTCCTCACCCTCGACTCCTCGACAACGACGCTCCGGGCCGGCGTCCTGATGCTCGCGATGCCGACGGCGGTCTCGACGTACATCTATTCGAGCGAACTCGGTGGCGATGGGGACCTGGCATCTGCGACCGTCCTCGTGACCACGCTCATCTCTGTGGCGACGCTGTTCAGCGTGGTGCAGCTTCTCGGCGTGCTGACACCGTGA
- a CDS encoding glycoside hydrolase family 15 protein, giving the protein MRTQQGRRIDGERPTTNGLFSGADGRLVFVERDGSIRDHSYPLSGLYGLDDSRFGVWTADSVTWLDEIQTVRQEYYRDTTLVVTEHEAGDWTARQYDLTLEGAHMTHVELRGAIPEDAHLVASLSFVPDGSVQPGGKLAHDDAVEVYHDREHDYVTASTGLDRGTGESDLGKFALGGWDPLGDTVRVAAPFDSEGELAHTTLVTLLSDRTETDREDALAHLRAVADHHPTDKSLRAVAESRRDGLSGMPYRDAIGADLRTLGLLRSPSGALMKAPEYDPFAESSGGYGYTWFRDHSVVGDALLGVDTTFDLGDASPDHDAAVRFLCQSQLPDGTWPQRVWPKDGALAPGWANGNLESDAEAYQPDQSARAVTFLARYLRADEPSAADRGMVEEAIASGIDGLDETFRGEELGRYQSVWENEMGRFVHGVATALDAYATVALAPVADDLAARAREGALELVDRLDEFWHEDEDVFARRLSGDGEPVHDRFDVATLAIASAYRAYAKLDLGSDAELSTEQVTRLLSHVESTLDALEQPVGDGHGLARYERDNWRGGSNGEPKVWSVATAWGVVGTAELAALVDEYDPDPERGAVGELVDRAKGLLEPLLPGGALVSEHGYLAEQSFADGTQDSASPLAWAHGLRLAAIAELDQLGALGPETAAAPSGPDEQPTWTSGEKYGVGTVPDHDDPKSHVWFTLTEGALTEPRFPRVDLMNVKTLDFLVVDSEGGYAARTHNEHRTDDDAETLTRQTEMVGTDALVYRQTITEDDDAHEWELTVEYVTDPEGDAIVGDVSFSARDDNQYDVYAVADSACSNSGAHDRASVVGDDDDGEHAVTAVDDTPEYLDNAIVDPDGEEYDIAIGLASSRSFDKATVGTPDAAHVADLFRGDASAIDRAGDSAQGNVILLGRLGSGVSSVADTLALGFATEGDADAALTAAGDALEGGFVSVREGYVTSWQAFIEDVSLPNSVQGSSKLANQYRAAVMVLKAVEDKTFRGAGIASPSVPWGDAVPNDEPTDFGYNFSWARDLYQVFTALETVGKVEEAADSLSYIYNYQQRENGFLPQNTYLDGRTRWGGEQLDNIAFPSVMAYQLWERHGITFEDADYDYEHVAASAEYLVHSGPDSGQERWEEEAGFSPSTIAAEISGLACAAWLANQEGETADAINFLAHADAYRRGVERWCATTTGTNRIDNTPYYVRVTRNGEPDSGTRRELANHGPTLDERAIIDAGFLDLVRLGILPWDDPVVENSVEVVDETIRVDTPHGPAWYRYNGDGYGEVGEREPDEGAPWGLDRLGQGRLWPIFTGERGEYELRKGTKSGDLAPQNLLETMAGFANSGRMIPEQVWDREYETEYGWEFGEGTGAATPLAWSMAQYIRLADSIDAGEPIETPAFIAERYLDSSAARVPPALSVEDVTVDEGERTVQVTGKTNAEYVLVQTAADRTLLTVEDASYSVELVCAPHQGDVEVIAASPGESLADVGTVMLRRSLQAEERTVHGDD; this is encoded by the coding sequence ATGCGCACACAACAGGGGCGACGCATCGACGGTGAGCGCCCCACGACGAACGGGTTGTTCTCCGGGGCGGACGGGCGACTCGTCTTCGTCGAGCGAGATGGGTCGATTCGTGATCACTCCTATCCTCTCTCCGGCCTCTACGGTCTCGACGACTCACGGTTCGGTGTCTGGACGGCGGATAGCGTAACCTGGCTCGACGAGATACAGACCGTTCGCCAGGAGTACTACCGCGACACGACGCTCGTCGTGACGGAACACGAGGCAGGAGACTGGACCGCCCGACAGTACGACCTCACACTCGAGGGTGCCCACATGACCCACGTCGAACTGCGGGGTGCGATTCCCGAGGACGCCCACCTGGTCGCGTCGCTGTCGTTCGTCCCGGACGGGAGCGTCCAGCCCGGGGGCAAGCTCGCCCACGACGACGCGGTGGAAGTGTACCACGACCGCGAGCACGACTACGTCACCGCCTCGACCGGCCTCGACCGTGGGACCGGCGAGAGCGACCTCGGCAAGTTCGCACTCGGTGGCTGGGACCCGCTCGGTGACACCGTCCGGGTCGCCGCCCCCTTCGACTCCGAAGGTGAACTCGCACACACGACGCTCGTCACGTTGCTCTCGGATCGGACCGAGACCGACCGCGAGGACGCCCTCGCACACCTCCGGGCGGTCGCGGACCACCACCCGACCGACAAATCGCTGCGGGCGGTCGCCGAATCCCGCCGTGACGGGCTCTCGGGGATGCCCTACCGGGACGCCATCGGCGCGGACCTCCGGACGCTCGGTCTCCTGCGGTCGCCGAGTGGCGCACTGATGAAGGCCCCGGAGTACGACCCGTTCGCCGAATCGTCCGGTGGGTACGGCTACACCTGGTTCCGCGACCACTCCGTCGTCGGCGACGCGCTCCTCGGGGTCGACACCACGTTCGACCTCGGCGACGCCAGCCCGGACCACGACGCGGCGGTCCGGTTCCTCTGTCAGAGCCAGCTTCCGGACGGGACGTGGCCACAGCGCGTCTGGCCGAAAGACGGCGCGCTCGCTCCCGGCTGGGCCAACGGAAACCTCGAATCAGACGCGGAGGCGTACCAGCCAGACCAGTCCGCACGAGCAGTCACGTTCCTCGCGCGCTACCTGCGCGCCGACGAGCCGAGTGCCGCCGACCGCGGCATGGTCGAGGAGGCCATCGCCAGCGGCATCGACGGGCTCGACGAGACGTTCCGCGGTGAGGAACTCGGGCGGTACCAGAGCGTCTGGGAGAACGAGATGGGGCGGTTCGTCCACGGCGTGGCGACCGCGCTCGACGCCTACGCGACGGTCGCCCTCGCGCCGGTCGCGGACGACCTCGCAGCACGCGCCAGGGAGGGTGCACTCGAACTTGTCGACCGGCTCGACGAGTTCTGGCACGAGGACGAAGACGTGTTCGCCCGCCGCCTCTCCGGGGACGGCGAGCCGGTCCACGACCGCTTCGACGTGGCGACGCTCGCCATCGCCTCGGCCTACCGGGCCTACGCGAAGCTCGACCTCGGCAGCGACGCGGAGCTCTCCACCGAACAGGTGACGCGACTCCTCTCGCACGTCGAGTCGACGCTCGACGCCCTGGAACAGCCCGTCGGTGACGGCCACGGGCTCGCCCGGTACGAGCGCGACAACTGGCGCGGTGGTTCCAACGGCGAACCCAAGGTGTGGTCGGTCGCGACCGCCTGGGGCGTCGTCGGCACCGCGGAACTCGCCGCCCTGGTCGACGAATACGACCCCGACCCCGAACGCGGTGCGGTCGGTGAACTGGTCGACCGCGCGAAGGGACTCCTCGAACCGCTGCTGCCCGGCGGTGCACTCGTCAGCGAGCACGGCTACCTCGCCGAGCAGTCCTTCGCCGACGGGACCCAGGACAGCGCCTCGCCGCTGGCGTGGGCTCACGGGCTTCGGCTCGCGGCCATCGCGGAACTCGACCAGCTCGGGGCGCTCGGCCCGGAGACGGCTGCCGCCCCGTCGGGCCCGGACGAACAGCCCACCTGGACGTCCGGCGAGAAGTACGGTGTCGGCACCGTTCCGGACCACGACGACCCGAAATCCCACGTCTGGTTCACGCTGACCGAGGGCGCGCTGACCGAGCCGCGGTTCCCGCGCGTCGACCTGATGAACGTCAAGACGCTCGACTTCCTCGTCGTCGATTCCGAGGGTGGGTACGCGGCCCGGACCCACAACGAACACCGGACCGACGACGACGCCGAGACCCTCACTCGACAGACGGAGATGGTCGGCACCGACGCACTCGTCTACCGCCAGACCATCACCGAGGACGACGACGCCCACGAGTGGGAGCTGACCGTCGAGTACGTCACCGACCCCGAAGGCGACGCCATCGTCGGCGACGTGTCGTTCTCCGCCCGCGACGACAACCAGTACGACGTGTACGCGGTCGCCGACAGCGCGTGTTCCAACAGTGGCGCACACGACCGGGCATCGGTCGTCGGTGACGACGACGACGGCGAGCACGCGGTCACCGCGGTCGACGACACGCCGGAGTACCTCGACAACGCCATCGTCGACCCCGACGGCGAGGAGTACGACATCGCCATCGGGCTCGCATCGAGCCGGTCGTTCGACAAGGCGACCGTCGGCACCCCTGACGCCGCCCACGTCGCTGATCTCTTCCGCGGCGACGCGTCGGCCATCGACCGTGCCGGCGACTCGGCCCAGGGCAACGTCATCCTGCTCGGGCGACTCGGGTCGGGCGTGAGTTCGGTCGCCGACACGCTCGCACTCGGCTTCGCCACCGAGGGCGACGCCGACGCGGCCCTGACGGCCGCCGGCGACGCACTGGAAGGCGGGTTCGTCTCCGTGCGCGAGGGCTACGTCACGTCCTGGCAGGCGTTCATCGAGGACGTCTCGCTCCCGAACTCGGTGCAGGGCTCCTCGAAGCTCGCGAACCAGTACCGCGCCGCCGTCATGGTCCTCAAAGCGGTCGAGGACAAGACGTTCCGCGGCGCTGGCATCGCCAGCCCGTCCGTCCCGTGGGGCGACGCCGTCCCCAACGACGAGCCGACCGACTTCGGCTACAACTTCTCGTGGGCCCGCGACCTCTACCAGGTGTTCACCGCGCTGGAGACCGTCGGTAAGGTCGAGGAAGCCGCCGACTCGCTCTCGTACATCTACAACTACCAGCAGCGCGAGAACGGCTTCCTGCCCCAGAACACCTACCTCGACGGTCGCACCCGCTGGGGCGGCGAGCAGCTCGACAACATCGCCTTCCCGTCCGTGATGGCCTACCAGCTCTGGGAGCGCCACGGCATCACCTTCGAGGACGCAGACTACGATTACGAGCACGTGGCTGCCTCCGCCGAGTACCTCGTGCACTCCGGCCCCGACAGCGGCCAGGAGCGCTGGGAGGAAGAGGCTGGCTTCTCGCCGAGCACCATCGCGGCCGAGATCTCCGGCCTCGCGTGTGCCGCCTGGCTCGCGAACCAGGAAGGCGAGACCGCCGACGCCATCAACTTCCTCGCCCACGCCGACGCCTACCGCCGCGGCGTCGAGCGCTGGTGTGCCACCACGACCGGCACGAACCGCATCGACAACACGCCGTACTACGTCCGCGTCACCCGCAACGGCGAGCCCGACAGCGGCACCCGCCGCGAACTCGCCAACCACGGGCCGACGCTGGACGAACGCGCCATCATCGACGCCGGCTTCCTCGACCTCGTCCGGCTGGGCATCCTGCCGTGGGACGACCCGGTCGTCGAGAACTCCGTCGAGGTCGTCGACGAGACCATCCGCGTCGACACCCCGCACGGCCCCGCCTGGTACCGCTACAACGGCGACGGCTACGGCGAGGTCGGCGAGCGCGAACCCGACGAGGGCGCGCCGTGGGGCCTCGACCGCCTCGGCCAGGGCCGACTCTGGCCCATCTTCACCGGCGAGCGCGGCGAGTACGAGCTCCGAAAGGGCACCAAGTCGGGCGACCTCGCCCCGCAGAACCTGCTGGAGACGATGGCCGGCTTCGCGAACTCCGGCCGGATGATTCCCGAACAGGTCTGGGACCGCGAGTACGAGACCGAGTACGGCTGGGAGTTCGGCGAAGGCACCGGCGCTGCCACGCCGCTGGCCTGGAGTATGGCCCAGTACATCCGCCTCGCGGACAGCATCGACGCGGGCGAACCCATCGAGACGCCCGCGTTCATCGCCGAGCGTTACCTCGACTCCAGCGCCGCGCGCGTCCCGCCAGCGCTTTCGGTCGAGGACGTGACGGTCGACGAGGGTGAGCGAACCGTCCAGGTGACCGGCAAGACGAACGCCGAGTACGTCCTGGTCCAGACCGCTGCGGACCGGACGCTCCTGACGGTCGAAGACGCGTCCTACAGCGTCGAACTCGTGTGCGCGCCGCACCAGGGCGACGTCGAGGTTATCGCCGCGAGCCCGGGCGAGAGTCTGGCAGACGTGGGCACCGTCATGCTCCGGCGCAGCCTGCAAGCAGAGGAGCGGACGGTCCACGGCGACGACTGA
- a CDS encoding alpha-amylase family glycosyl hydrolase: MHHPGPPRFTEVGATVELAPRDPDPAGFYSWRVADAPAESDVTVGDDAVEYVTPDAEGTYTFELDAPDGTHQLTVRVYHESDVERTHVVEREDEPAHASGSGAFGSGAHATTDPEGREGRPRVRLDGEVSGDELVFSATPQANPQSEADGDSLDVEFFVDDRDRDDLSGDLSVSGQEASVPASAVGDRLRVHAVAIGATHSVADTVDVTRDESGDLAISRPNDVPEWGKEMTLYEMYVRAFGGDGPQGDADAPPEAAEGPTYDSSSSQYEDAPDVAFRKGDGRVFQRLAERVPEIAELGLNTIWLTPILQHDGWAHGYNITDFTSIADDLGTREDFEAFVDTCHDHDINVLFDLVLNHSGREHPYFQQAQEPDDPYHDWYEWDENGNPGTYFDWEYIANFDYTNLAVRRHLLDVVDQWAEVVDGFRCDMAWAVPRPFWQEIRDRVKEQDSEFLLLDETIPYLPELHELAFDVHFDTTLYHNLRQVGQRQAWGVNVVEAIEGRAETGFPDHANFMLYIENHDETRYVEECGRAATFAAAGALCTLPGIPMLYAGQEIGETWRREEVHWDDVDEELYNHYKTLLATREETPALGAKGEFERVGYESESNGVVAYAREAEERYVVVLNFGDLPTTVELDEAVVPGDIVYDEAGGHSTTEVEVQSVGVFPAAEASDE, encoded by the coding sequence ATGCACCATCCTGGGCCACCGCGATTCACCGAGGTCGGCGCAACGGTCGAACTGGCTCCGCGTGACCCGGACCCAGCCGGATTCTACTCGTGGCGTGTCGCAGACGCGCCCGCAGAGTCCGACGTAACGGTCGGCGACGACGCCGTCGAGTACGTCACACCCGACGCCGAAGGCACCTACACGTTCGAACTCGACGCACCCGACGGCACGCATCAGCTCACCGTCCGCGTGTACCACGAGAGCGATGTCGAGCGCACTCACGTCGTCGAACGCGAGGACGAACCCGCCCACGCGAGCGGTTCCGGCGCGTTCGGCTCGGGCGCGCACGCGACGACCGATCCTGAGGGCCGTGAGGGACGCCCGCGGGTCCGACTCGACGGCGAGGTTTCGGGTGACGAACTCGTCTTCTCCGCGACGCCGCAGGCCAACCCACAGAGCGAGGCCGATGGCGACTCGCTCGACGTCGAGTTCTTCGTCGACGACCGTGACCGCGACGACCTCTCGGGCGACCTCTCCGTCTCTGGTCAGGAAGCGAGCGTCCCGGCGTCGGCCGTGGGCGACCGCCTGCGGGTTCACGCCGTCGCCATCGGCGCGACCCACAGCGTCGCAGACACGGTCGACGTGACACGCGACGAGTCCGGCGACCTCGCGATTTCGCGCCCCAACGACGTGCCCGAGTGGGGCAAGGAGATGACCCTGTACGAGATGTACGTCCGCGCGTTCGGCGGGGACGGCCCGCAGGGTGACGCCGACGCCCCGCCGGAGGCGGCGGAGGGCCCGACCTACGACTCCAGCTCCAGCCAGTACGAGGACGCGCCGGACGTCGCCTTCCGCAAGGGCGACGGCCGGGTGTTCCAGCGCCTCGCAGAGCGCGTCCCGGAGATCGCCGAGCTCGGGCTGAATACCATCTGGCTCACGCCCATCCTGCAGCACGACGGCTGGGCACACGGCTACAACATCACGGACTTCACGAGTATCGCCGATGACCTCGGCACCCGTGAGGACTTCGAGGCCTTCGTCGACACCTGCCACGACCACGACATCAACGTCCTGTTCGACCTCGTCCTCAACCACTCCGGGCGCGAGCATCCCTACTTCCAGCAGGCACAGGAGCCCGACGACCCGTACCACGACTGGTACGAGTGGGACGAGAACGGCAACCCGGGCACCTACTTCGACTGGGAGTACATCGCCAACTTCGACTACACCAACCTCGCGGTCCGCCGGCACCTCCTCGACGTGGTCGACCAGTGGGCCGAGGTCGTCGACGGGTTCCGCTGTGACATGGCCTGGGCGGTCCCGCGCCCGTTCTGGCAGGAGATCCGCGACCGCGTGAAAGAACAGGACAGCGAGTTCCTGCTGCTCGACGAGACGATTCCTTACCTGCCGGAACTGCACGAACTCGCGTTCGACGTGCACTTCGACACGACGCTGTACCACAACCTCCGCCAGGTCGGCCAGCGCCAGGCGTGGGGCGTCAACGTCGTGGAGGCCATCGAGGGCCGCGCGGAGACCGGCTTCCCGGACCACGCGAACTTCATGCTGTACATCGAGAACCACGACGAGACGCGCTACGTCGAGGAGTGCGGCCGGGCCGCGACCTTCGCCGCCGCCGGCGCGCTCTGCACCTTGCCGGGCATCCCGATGCTGTACGCCGGCCAGGAGATCGGCGAGACGTGGCGGCGCGAGGAAGTCCACTGGGACGACGTGGACGAGGAACTGTACAACCACTACAAGACGCTCCTTGCGACCCGTGAGGAGACACCGGCACTCGGCGCAAAGGGCGAGTTCGAGCGCGTCGGCTACGAGAGCGAGTCCAACGGCGTCGTCGCGTACGCCCGCGAGGCCGAGGAGCGCTACGTCGTCGTGCTGAACTTCGGCGACCTGCCCACGACGGTCGAACTCGACGAGGCAGTCGTTCCGGGCGACATCGTGTACGACGAGGCCGGTGGCCACTCGACGACTGAGGTCGAGGTCCAATCGGTCGGGGTGTTCCCCGCGGCGGAGGCCAGCGATGAGTGA
- the gghA gene encoding glucosylglycerol hydrolase, giving the protein MSERPRLLEAATEDLCAWTNEILSEYDDEFRASQRIAERLGAHLVEGRAEVGFWTPELVDQEIPADAVHLEVLTATEPVDLTAEEADASFQRTLVETRREGEFTWAVVEGMRAGTRDELGSLYRLSYETDEGRETIVDPVAYSVPFGSYGPAEFYDMDQLDAERADREYFEDLAEKEYATTEDEWNDDVPRFEPSTSMLEIHPGTATETGSLGGLARKYAEIGEKQRQGEELTPAERNFVGYDAVQVMPIEPITEHGERDPHFELGVDASDDTEGEVEATLRRPDMINWGYDIVISAFSATNPAILESRRPDELVDFIATLHNLPEPMTVTFDLALGHADNGGLDLLNDYFFAGPGMYGQHLDYTQPVVRALLLEMQRRKMEFGADGIRVDGAQDFTVWDPEAEEEYHDDEFLAEMDRLTYEVAGQEYRPWMIFEDGRPWPRPDWELASTYRTLIEQHPHSFQWSPVTFAHNTPALLTFWATKWWRVFEVADFGSQWITGVANHDTVRRGTQRRVDDSWDSDAENPYLGDSLPEVIDRAYDNPASGMLFHAFLPGVPMDFLNANMRGPWGFIRDTDEEWDVKVVAEEANFLDWQVPDGVYEDSEYFPRLKALGFETKAELKDFVDSLERFVDATDYDLELIGTLFDEMGVPLEDTSPEGLHEFADSWMKDVQEYANLSNWHAKQGDERTAFDREVREFRQDRPWLRTDIDVHGDETFDYIHPTEGTVCYFGYRRAPDESEELLFVANMEGTPVTVTPTDIADECPEDGWELALAAPGVDEESVAAAGETTLADSEAVLFRREP; this is encoded by the coding sequence ATGAGTGAGCGCCCGCGACTCCTCGAGGCAGCGACCGAGGACCTCTGTGCGTGGACAAACGAGATACTGTCCGAGTACGACGACGAGTTCCGGGCCTCCCAGCGCATCGCGGAGCGACTCGGCGCGCATCTCGTGGAAGGCCGCGCCGAGGTCGGCTTCTGGACACCCGAACTCGTGGACCAGGAGATTCCGGCCGACGCGGTCCACCTCGAAGTGCTGACCGCGACCGAACCGGTCGACCTGACCGCCGAGGAAGCCGACGCCTCGTTCCAGCGGACGCTGGTCGAGACCCGCCGTGAGGGCGAGTTCACCTGGGCGGTCGTCGAGGGCATGCGCGCCGGCACCCGCGACGAACTCGGCTCCCTGTACCGGCTCTCCTACGAGACGGACGAGGGCCGCGAGACCATCGTCGACCCCGTCGCCTACTCGGTTCCGTTCGGCTCCTACGGCCCGGCCGAGTTCTACGACATGGACCAACTCGACGCGGAACGCGCTGACCGCGAGTACTTCGAGGACCTCGCGGAGAAGGAGTACGCGACGACCGAAGACGAGTGGAACGACGACGTGCCGCGGTTCGAGCCCTCGACCAGCATGCTAGAGATTCATCCCGGCACCGCGACCGAGACCGGGAGTCTCGGTGGGCTGGCCCGCAAGTACGCCGAAATCGGCGAGAAGCAGCGCCAGGGTGAGGAGCTGACCCCGGCCGAGCGCAACTTCGTCGGCTACGACGCGGTCCAGGTCATGCCCATCGAGCCCATCACGGAACACGGCGAGCGCGACCCACACTTCGAGCTGGGCGTCGATGCTAGCGATGATACCGAGGGCGAGGTCGAGGCGACCCTGCGCCGCCCCGACATGATAAACTGGGGCTACGACATCGTCATCAGCGCCTTCTCGGCGACCAACCCGGCCATCCTCGAATCCCGGCGACCGGACGAACTCGTGGACTTCATCGCCACGCTCCACAACCTGCCTGAGCCGATGACGGTCACCTTCGACCTCGCACTCGGCCACGCGGACAACGGCGGGCTCGACCTTCTGAACGACTACTTCTTCGCCGGCCCCGGCATGTACGGCCAGCATCTCGACTACACCCAGCCCGTCGTCCGGGCCCTGTTACTCGAAATGCAGCGCCGGAAGATGGAGTTCGGCGCGGACGGCATCCGCGTCGACGGGGCGCAGGACTTCACCGTCTGGGACCCCGAGGCCGAGGAGGAGTACCACGACGACGAGTTCCTGGCAGAGATGGACCGGCTGACCTACGAGGTCGCCGGGCAGGAGTACCGTCCCTGGATGATCTTCGAGGACGGCCGGCCGTGGCCGCGCCCGGACTGGGAACTCGCCTCCACGTACAGAACGCTCATCGAGCAGCACCCGCACTCGTTCCAGTGGAGTCCGGTCACCTTCGCCCACAACACGCCCGCGCTGCTCACCTTCTGGGCGACGAAGTGGTGGCGCGTGTTCGAGGTCGCTGACTTCGGCTCGCAGTGGATCACCGGCGTCGCCAACCACGACACGGTCCGCCGCGGGACCCAGCGCCGGGTCGACGATTCGTGGGACTCCGACGCCGAGAACCCCTATCTCGGTGACTCCCTGCCCGAAGTCATCGACCGCGCCTACGACAATCCCGCCTCGGGAATGCTGTTCCACGCCTTTTTACCTGGGGTCCCGATGGACTTCCTCAACGCCAACATGCGCGGCCCGTGGGGCTTCATCCGTGACACCGACGAGGAGTGGGACGTGAAGGTCGTCGCCGAGGAGGCGAACTTCCTCGACTGGCAGGTTCCTGACGGTGTGTACGAGGACTCGGAGTACTTCCCGCGCCTGAAGGCGCTCGGCTTCGAGACCAAGGCGGAACTCAAGGACTTCGTCGATTCACTCGAACGCTTCGTCGACGCGACCGACTACGACCTCGAACTCATCGGCACGCTGTTCGACGAGATGGGCGTCCCCCTCGAAGACACCAGTCCCGAGGGCCTGCACGAGTTCGCCGACTCGTGGATGAAGGACGTCCAGGAGTACGCGAACCTCTCGAACTGGCACGCGAAGCAGGGCGACGAGCGCACCGCCTTCGACCGCGAGGTCCGCGAGTTCCGCCAGGACCGCCCTTGGCTCCGCACCGACATCGACGTCCACGGCGACGAGACGTTCGACTACATCCACCCGACCGAGGGCACGGTGTGCTACTTCGGCTACCGTCGCGCCCCCGACGAGAGCGAGGAACTGCTCTTCGTCGCCAACATGGAGGGGACGCCGGTGACGGTCACACCGACCGACATCGCCGACGAGTGTCCCGAGGACGGCTGGGAGCTGGCGCTGGCCGCCCCGGGCGTCGACGAGGAATCGGTCGCTGCTGCTGGCGAGACGACGCTGGCCGACAGCGAAGCGGTGCTGTTCCGGCGGGAGCCCTGA